In the genome of Calliopsis andreniformis isolate RMS-2024a chromosome 10, iyCalAndr_principal, whole genome shotgun sequence, one region contains:
- the LOC143184999 gene encoding uncharacterized protein LOC143184999: protein MFWSEPDEEEEALLCSPALMARRASESWIVAPPVEAMPAAAISLQRKKSLPDVAQPIQLTATAPLSREEVSVLSSMRREEIRRQIDESERLRANPLLYLVSPQVKDWFSRQQLVMLVLFINISLALMFFKLLT, encoded by the exons ATGTTCTGGTCAGAGCCTGACGAGGAGGAAGAGGCGCTACTATGCAGCCCTGCTCTGATGGCCAGGAGGGCCTCGGAGTCCTGGATCGTCGCGCCTCCTGTGGAG GCGATGCCAGCGGCGGCGATATCCCTTCAACGAAAGAAGTCACTGCCGGATGTGGCTCAGCCCATTCAGCTGACGGCGACGGCACCGCTGTCCAGGGAGGAAGTCAGCGTGCTGAGTAGCATGAGGAGGGAGGAGATCCGCAGGCAGATCGACGAGAGCGAAAGGCTCAGGGCCAATCCTCTGCTCTACTTGGTCAGTCCTCAGGTTAAA GACTGGTTCTCCCGGCAGCAGCTGGTGATGCTGGTGCTGTTCATCAACATATCCTTAGCCCTGATGTTCTTCAAGCTGCTGACGTAG